Proteins encoded within one genomic window of Triticum aestivum cultivar Chinese Spring chromosome 2D, IWGSC CS RefSeq v2.1, whole genome shotgun sequence:
- the LOC123048546 gene encoding uncharacterized protein, with amino-acid sequence MDRFQDGHHVRLRSRVQRTYLHAADDGESVTLSQLRASMNAAWVVHIYNGGDGDGSGEISGFVSRAGSGVVSRDGSRDGDGDGGDDDSSEDGDGPYLLLHSAAYGRYLAATDRPARHGHNGLCTELRDYDQPEVEAIKWRAVESGFADDVVLLRHGDGHYLRANGKYLPWNSTGVTVDDNASSMMYWIIEPIPLREAGMPAIPGPLPTRPRFTPRGAERQIRGVEPIPEEAGMPANHGPAHPRFSGIFTSPGRRIRFVRALEDGYYPEEVNTWRQFWFRGRSAFSLRGNLADLVVVDGPNIAMCVRAGRYGRLTPLVVDLPDGGYGGTLEIVVFLTGTLGYDALRYPDVDAQ; translated from the exons ATGGACCGCTTCCAGGACGGGCACCACGTGCGGCTGCGGAGCCGCGTGCAGCGCACCTACCTCCACGCCGCCGACGACGGGGAGAGCGTCACCCTCAGCCAGCTCCGCGCCTCCATGAACGCGGCGTGGGTGGTGCACATCTACAACGGAGGAGACGGCGATGGCTCCGGCGAAATATCCGGCTTCGTCTCCCGCGCCGGCTCCGGCGTCGTCTCCCGCGACGGCTCCAGAGACGGAGACGGCGACGGCGGAGACGACGATAGCTCCGAAGACGGAGACGGCCCGTACCTGCTCCTCCACAGCGCCGCCTACGGCCGCTACCTCGCCGCCACGGACAGGCCGGCGCGGCACGGCCACAACGGCCTCTGCACGGAGCTGCGCGACTACGATCAGCCGGAGGTGGAGGCCATCAAGTGGCGGGCCGTCGAGTCGGGCTTCGCGGACGACGTCGTCCTGCTCCGCCACGGCGACGGCCACTACCTCCGCGCCAACGGCAAGTACCTCCCCTGGAACTCCACCGGCGTCACCGTCGACGACAACGCCAGCTCCATGATGTACTGGATCATCGAGCCCATCCCCTTGAGAGAGGCGGGCATGCCTGCCATTCCTGGCCCGCTTCCG ACTCGCCCAAGATTCACGCCCCGGGGGGCGGAACGGCAGATCAGAGGCGTCGAGCCCATCCCAGAAGAGGCGGGCATGCCTGCCAATCATGGCCCG GCTCACCCAAGATTCTCCGGCATATTCACTTCTCCCGGACGGCGCATCCGGTTCGTGCGGGCGCTCGAGGACGGGTACTACCCCGAGGAGGTCAACACCTGGCGCCAGTTCTGGTTCAGGGGGAGGTCCGCGTTCAGCCTGAGAGGCAACCTGGCGGACCTCGTCGTCGTGGACGGCCCGAACATCGCCATGTGCGTCCGAGCGGGCCGCTACGGGAGGCTGACCCCGCTCGTCGTCGACCTGCCCGACGGTGGCTATGGCGGGACCCTCGAGATCGTCGTCTTCCTGACCGGGACCCTTG GCTACGATGCGCTGCGATACCCGGATGTCGATGCACAGTAG